The Phyllopteryx taeniolatus isolate TA_2022b chromosome 7, UOR_Ptae_1.2, whole genome shotgun sequence genome has a segment encoding these proteins:
- the sap130a gene encoding histone deacetylase complex subunit SAP130a: MSSQQFPRHGLPASSPGGAPLMPTGGNLVPISQPANPPAGAEAVDGDQQEHPPAGSGGGTVVFRDDKQETMVVRPYPQVQTHGQPQAAPQAIPIQPGGPPVAVAVPPPPVHLPQGQPAVLTDGQMKAVLKSPMPSRLIAPAPASNQGHIPIPPKGPGHMTAAPESSSASTLSIPVATISGQQGHSSNLHHLMSANIQIIRGSAPTLQIGTPAVPPQTFTSHLPRGAAAAAVMSSSKTVLRPATGAGAGPGQPTVQHIIHQTIQSRPTVTTSTAVLPTVVAPISATRTQSPIISPTATHSAEVAHGRPGLTIHSPPASVSIQRSQTSRDTATRITLPSHPAIGAQKPQPPHTMTQKPIFSSVTPVAAATVAPIVATNTVPSTTSIGTVPHTQMSSNTIVTMTMASHSSHATAVTTSTIPVAKVVPQPIAHSSSRVQPEYPGERTNLIPIQGHRSSPNPVTMEPRSDNRPPVPVQFQYFLPTYSSSYPLTHTYTPISSSVSTIRQYPVTPQAPSSALPNQAGVGVATTVHLNHMQLMAVDRIGLPSAQISTQGIQPAPIGVQGLHPGAASIGPPGLQQGAGAVQQQQPPTEAKSGVVLAEGFVANPISSTTQPVGTMVQAHGQGGAPTLVSSPRPSILRKKPTTESCVRKTLIPAQPSEPSSVRMESGVRGAGSPRPAGVKPKAEVHMTVAPPVVAAVDALPQGGEQQAMAASGTPHLAQALPAMLATPGTAPPSQPSAVLSALPAAMAVTPPTPASMANTVASPTQPAPSSTAACVATCPDVKLRPEVDTVNTSQPEANSNPGLNAQASALNVPPTGDLIPGASPRKKPRKQQHVISTEESEMMETNSTDEEKTPGRPVTGRAERRESPPREYIDEEGVRYVPVRPRPPVTLLRHYRNPWKAAYHHFQRYSDIRVKEEKKGTLQDMANQRGVACRAQGWKIHLCAAQLRQLSGLEHDVYSRLSSLQEGLIPKKRASADDDLHRINELIQGNMQRCKLVMDQVTEARDTMMKVLEHKDKVLKLLNKNSAVKKSSKLKRKERA, from the exons CCAGCCTCGAGCCCCGGGGGGGCTCCCCTCATGCCCACCGGAGGAAACCTGGTGCCCATCAGTCAGCCGGCAAACCCGCCAG CCGGTGCTGAAGCTGTGGACGGCGACCAGCAGGAGCACCCGCCGGCGGGGAGCGGCGGGGGGACCGTGGTGTTCCGGGACGACAAGCAGGAGACCATGGTGGTCCGGCCGTACCCGCAGGTGCAGACGCACGGGCAGCCGCAGGCCGCCCCGCAGGCGATTCCTATCCAGCCCGGCGGCCCGCCCGTGGCCGTGGCCGTGCCCCCTCCGCCGGTGCACCTACCTCAGGGCCAGCCTGCGGTCCTCACTGACGGACAGATGAAG gcGGTCCTGAAGTCCCCCATGCCGAGCCGCCTGATAGCCCCCGCGCCCGCTTCCAACCAGGGCCACATCCCCATCCCTCCCAAGGGACCGGGCCACATGACGGCCGCCCCGGAAAGCAGCAGCGCCAGCACGCTTTCTATTCCTGTGGCCACCATCAGCGGTCAACAG GGTCACTCCAGCAACTTGCACCACCTGATGTCGGCCAACATCCAGATAATTCGAGGCAGCGCGCCCACGTTACAGATCGGGACCCCCGCCGTCCCGCCGCAAACCTTCACGTCACATCTACCGCGAG GCGCAGCCGCAGCCGCGGTCATGTCCAGCTCCAAAACGGTTCTCCGACCGGCCACCGGAGCAGGCGCCGGCCCGGGCCAGCCTACTGTGCAGCACATCATCCACCAGACTATTCAG TCCCGTCCTACTGTGACGACGTCCACGGCTGTGCTTCCCACCGTGGTGGCTCCCATTTCAGCAACAAGGACCCAGTCCCCCATCATCAGTCCCACTGCCACACACTCTGCAGAGGTTGCTCATGG GCGTCCCGGCCTGACCATTCACTCGCCGCCGGCCAGCGTCAGCATCCAGAGATCTCAGACGTCACGCGACACGGCCACGCGCATCACGCTGCCGTCGCACCCGGCCATCGGAGCTCAGAAACCTCAGCCGCCGCACACCATGACGCAG AAGCCAATCTTCAGTTCCGTCACGCCGGTCGCTGCAGCCACAGTGGCGCCCATCGTAGCCACCAACACTGTGCCCTCGACCACCTCTATAG GTACCGTGCCCCACACTCAAATGAGCAGCAACACTATTGTCACCATGACAATGGCCTCCCACTCATCCCACGCCACTGCAGTCACAACCTCTACCATCCCCGTTG CCAAAGTGGTGCCGCAGCCCATCGCCCACTCTTCGTCCCGCGTGCAGCCCGAGTACCCCGGAGAGAGGACAAACCTCATCCCCATCCAGGGCCATCGCTCGTCGCCCAACCCCGTTACCATGGAGCCGAGAAGCGACAACAG GCCCCCTGTTCCGGTCCAGTTCCAGTATTTCCTGCCGACATACTCGTCGTCGTACCCCCTGACACACACCTACACCCCCATCAGCAGCTCTGTGTCCACCATCCGTCAGTATCCAG TGACTCCCCAAGCTCCGAGTTCAGCGCTGCCCAACCAGGCCGGCGTGGGCGTGGCCACCACCGTGCACCTCAACCACATGCAGCTGATGGCGGTGGACCGCATCGGCCTCCCGTCGGCGCAGATCAGCACCCAGGGCATCCAGCCGGCGCCCATCGGCGTGCAGGGCCTTCACCCGGGGGCGGCGTCCATCGGCCCGCCGGGCCTCCAGCAGGGCGCCGGCGCagtccagcagcagcagccgcccaCTGAAGCAAAatctg GTGTGGTCTTGGCTGAAGGCTTCGTAGCTAACCCAATCAGCAGCACCACTCAGCCAGTCGGCACCATGGTGCAGGCTCACGGCCAGGGAGGGGCGCCCACCCTGGTGTCCTCGCCGAGACCCAGCATCCTACGCAAGAAGCCCACCAccgaaag ttgcGTTCGCAAGACCCTTATTCCCGCTCAGCCCAGTGAACCGAGCAGCGTCAGAATGGAGAGCGGCGTGAGAGGGGCTGGCTCCCCCCGACCCGCGGG AGTCAAACCCAAAGCCGAGGTGCACATGACGGTTGCCCCTCCGGTCGTGGCCGCCGTGGATGCGCTGCCGCAGGGCGGCGAACAGCAAGCGATGGCGGCGTCGGGCACCCCGCACCTCGCCCAGGCCCTGCCCGCCATGCTGGCCACGCCGGGGACCGCGCCGCCCTCGCAGCCCTCCGCCGTCCTCTCGGCCCTGCCCGCTGCCATGGCGGTGACTCCGCCCACCCCCGCCTCCATGGCCAACACGGTGGCGTCGCCCACGCAGCCGGCCCCCAGCAGCACCGCCGCCTGTGTCGCCACCTGCCCCGACGTCAAGCTCAGGCCAGAGGTGGACACCGTGAACACCTCGCAGCCAG aAGCTAACTCCAACCCTGGCCTGAACGCCCAGGCCTCCGCCCTCAACGTGCCCCCCACGGGAGACCTGATCCCCGGGGCGTCCCCGAGGAAGAAGCCTCGCAAGCAGCAGCACGTCATCTCCACCGAGGAGAGCGAAATGATGGAGACCAACAGCACCGACGAGGAGAAGACGCCCGGGAGGCCCGTCACCGGCAGGGCCGAGCGCAGAGAGTCTCCCCCAAGGGAATACATCG ACGAGGAAGGGGTGCGCTACGTGCCCGTTAGACCTCGACCGCCCGTCACCCTCCTGCGGCACTACCGTAACCCCTGGAAAGCCGCCTACCACCACTTTCAGAGATACAGCGACATCCGCGTCAAAG aGGAGAAGAAGGGCACCTTACAGGACATGGCCAACCAGAGAGGGGTGGCGTGCCGAGCGCAAGGCTGGAAGATTCACCTGTGTGCCGCACAGCTCAGGCAGCTG tCTGGTTTGGAGCACGACGTGTACAGCCGCCTGTCCTCCCTGCAGGAGGGCCTCATACCCAAGAAGAGAGCCAGCGCAGACGACGACCTGCACCGCATCAACGAACTTATACAG GGCAACATGCAGCGCTGCAAGCTGGTAATGGACCAGGTGACGGAGGCGCGGGACACCATGATGAAAGTCCTGGAGCACAAAGACAAAGTTCTGAAGCTGCTCAACAAGAACAGTGCCGTCAAGAAGTCATCCAAGCTCAAGCGCAAAGAGCGGGCGTGA